CGGTGGTGGAAGAGCCCGCCAAGCGCGAGCAGCCTCGCAGCCGAGGCGAACGCAGCGGCGAAGGTCGCCGCGGCAATGGCAACCGTGGCCGCCGCAACGAGCGCGATGGCGAAGCGCAGCCGCAGGCCGGCCGCGGCGCACGCGGCGAACGCGCCGACCGGGGAGAGAGTGCCGACAAGCCCCAACGCTCCGCCACCGAGCGGCAGGAGCGCAACGAGCGCGGCGAACGTGCCGAGGGCGGCCGCGGCCGCGGTCGCAATCAGCGCGGCGCGCGAACGGACGAGGCCGTCGAACGCAATGACAAGGTGGCCGAGGAGCGTGCCGCGGCGGACGAGGACATGCTGAAGGCCGCCGCCGCGGCGAGCACGATCGCCCCCAGCGCAGACGCAGGTGACCAGGTCGCCGCCGAAGCGGTCACGGGTGATACCGCCGGCGAGGAAGGAGCGCCCACCGAAAAGCGTCGCCGTCGTGGCCGCGGCCGCGGTCGTCGCAGTGGCGAGGGACAAGCCGCCGCCGGCACGAGCGCCGAGGCGGCCGATCTTGCCGACGAGACCGAAGCCTCCGCAATGGTCAGTGCCGATGCCGCAACCACGCCGGCGAGTGCCTCCCCGGCGGTCGAGCAGGAATCGGCTCCGGTTGCCGACCTGCCGGTGCCCGCTCCGGCGACCGAGGCGACCACGGTGACGGCGAGCGCATCGCCCGAACCTGCGCCGATGCCGGTGGTCGTTGCGACCGCCCCGGAGGCCGTGGAGACGGTGCCGACGGTCGGACCCGAGGCCCAGGCCGAGGCTGAGCCGGCGCGCGACACCGAGACGGTCGCCGCGGCAATTGCAACCGGGGAAGAAGAGGTCAAGGCCGCAGAGGTCGTGACCGAAGTGGCTGCGGGAGAGGTGACGGAGGTAGTCGCGGCCGAAGCGGCTCCGGCCGAAGCGCCCGTCGAGCTCGCGACGCAAGCCGTGGCGCCCGCCGCGGTTGCCGAGCAGTCGGCACCCGAAGCCACGCCCGCTGTCGTCGCCGACACCCAGGTCGAAGAGGCACCGACCGCAGTCGAGCCGGCTGCGGTCGAGGCGGTCGCCGCCCAGGACGACCGCGCGCCGAGCGCGCCGATCACGCTGCCCGCCCAGGAGGCTGCAAGCGGCCTGATCAAGATCGAGACCGACCCGAGCAAGCTCGCTCAGTTCGGTAGCGGCGCGGTGGAAGCGCCCCGGCTCGGTCGCAAGCCGCGGCCTGCGCCGGTGATCATCGAGGAACCGCTGCAACAGGTCGAGACGCACAAGTAAGGTTGCGCAGCCGCTGACGAAAAGGCCACCCGGAAACGGGTGGCCTTTTTCTTTCAGCTTGCCGGACCCGCGCGCGCAAGCACCATCCGCGCTGGTCGCGCACCCCTCGCGCGGCGTTCAGACCCGGGCGCTGATCGTTTCCAGCAAGCCACGCACCCCGTGTTCGCACATGTCGAGCACGAGGTCGAAGCCGCGCGGCCCGCCGTAATAGGGATCGGGGACCTCGTCATCGAAGCGCCCCGAACCGTCGAACTGCATGAACAGGCCCAGCCGCGGCTGATACACCGGCGGACACAGCCGTCGCATCGACTCGAGATGCCCGCGGTCCATCGCGAGCACCAGATCGAAGCTCTGGAAGTCGAGCAGCTCGATCTTGCGCGCCCGCAGTCTCGACAGATCGTAGCCGCGCAGCTTCGCCGCTTTCTGCGTGCGCGGATCGGGCGCCTCGCCCGCGTGGTAACCCTGGGTGCCGGCCGAATCAACCTCGACCCGCCCGGCGAGCCCCCCCGTCTCGATGAAGTGCCGCGCCACCCCTTCCGCGGTCGGTGACCTGCAGATGTTTCCAGAGCACACGAACAGGATCCTGGTCATGTCTTCCCCTCCTTGTTTTTTCTTCTTCAAACGCTACCGTGCTGGTCCGCGCCAAACGCGCGCTGGCGCAGCTTGAACAGCTCGTCGCGCGCGGCGGCGGCCTTCTCGAACTCCAGGTTGCGGGCGTGCTCCTGCATCTCCTTTTCCAGGCGCTTGATCGCCCGCGCCAGCGCCTTCTCGTCCATCACCGCGTAGTCGGCGCCCTTGTCGGCCACGCGCGCCACGTCGCGCTTGGCTCCATCCGAATCATAGACCCCGTCGATGATGTCCTTGATCCGTTTCGTCACCGACTTCGGCACGATGCCGTTGGCCTCGTTGAAGGCGATCTGCTTGTGGCGGCGGCGCTCGGTCTCGCCGATCGCCGCCTTCATCGAGTCGGTGACGCGGTCGGCGTAGAGGATCGCGGTGCCGTGCAGGTGGCGCGCGGCGCGGCCGATGGTCTGGATCAGCGAGCGCTCGGAACGCAGAAAGCCCTCCTTGTCGGCGTCCAGAATCGCCACCAGCGACACCTCGGGGATGTCCAGGCCCTCGCGCAGCAGGTTGATGCCCACCAGCACGTCGAACTCGCCCAGGCGCAGGTCGCGGATGATCTCGACCCGCTCCACGGTGTCGATGTCCGAGTGCAGGTAGCGCACGCGGATGCCGTTGTCGGCGAGGTAGTCGGTGAGGTCCTCGGCCATGCGCTTGGTGAGCACGGTGACCAGCACGCGCTCGTTCACCGCCAGGCGCTTCTTGATCTCGCCGAGCAGGTCGTCCACCTGCGTCATCGCCGGGCGCACCTCGACCATCGGGTCGATCAGGCCGGTCGGACGCACCACCTGCTCCACCACCTGGCCCTGATGTTCCTCCTCGTACTTGGCCGGCGTGGCGGAGACGAAGACGGTCTGCGGCATCAGGCGCTCGAACTCGTCGAACTTCAGCGGCCGGTTGTCCAGCGCCGAGGGCAGGCGGAAGCCGTAGCCGACCAGGTTCTCCTTGCGCGAGCGGTCGCCCTTGTACATGCCGCCCACCTGACCGATGGCCACGTGCGATTCGTCGATGAACAGCAGCGCGTCCTGCGGCAGATAGTCGATCAGCGTCGGCGGCGGCTCGCCCGGGCCGCGCCCCGACAAGTGCCGTGAATAGTTCTCGATGCCCTTGCAGAAGCCCATCTCGTTGAGCATCTCAAGGTCGAAGCGGGTGCGCTGCTCGATGCGCTGCGCCTCCACCAGCTTGCCCTCGCGCTGGAAGAAGGACACACGCTCCTTCAACTCCTCCTTGATCGCCTCAATCGCCTGCAGCACGGTCGCGCGCGGCGTCACGTAGTGGCTGGACGGATACACGGTGAAGCGCGCCAGCTTGTGCTTGAGGTGGCCGGTGAGCGGGTCGAACAGGGTCAGATGCTCGATCTCGTCGTCGAACATCTCGATGCGCACCGCGAGTTCGGCGTTCTCCGCCGGGAACACGTCGATCACGTCGCCGCGCACGCGGAAGGTGCCGCGGCGAAAGTCGATGTCGGCGCGGGTGTATTGCATCGCCACCAGGCGCTGGATGAGGTCGCGGTGCGCCAGGCGCTCGCCCTCGCGCAGGTGCAGGATCATCGCGTGGTAATCCACCGGGTCGCCGATGCCGTAGATGCACGACACCGTGGCCACGATCACCACGTCGCGGCGCTCCATCAGGCTCTTGGTCGCCGACAGCCTCATCTGTTCGATGTGCTCGTTGATCGATGAGTCCTTCTCGATGAAGAGGTCGCGCGAGGGCACGTAGGCCTCGGGCTGGTAGTAGTCGTAGTAGCTGACGAAGTACTCGACCGCGTTCTCGGGCAGGAACTCCTTGAACTCGGCATACAGCTGCGCCGCCAGCGTCTTGTTCGGCGCCAGCACCAGCGCCGGCCGCCCCATGCGGGCGATGACGTTGGCCATGGTGTAGGTCTTGCCCGAGCCGGTTACGCCGAGCAAGGTCTGGTACATCAGGCCGTCCTCGACCCCCTCGCACAGCAGGCGGATCGCCTCGGGCTGGTCGCCGGCGGGCGGAAAGGGCTGGTGCAGGCGGAAGGGGCTGCCCGCGTAAGTGAGCACGGTCCCGCCTTGCTGCAGCGCATCGTTTCCGCCGCTATTGCCTTGACTCGTCATGCTAAAATTCCCGCTCCATTCCGGTGCATCGCCACCCGGCGGCACCGGACGAAAACGCCGATTATTTCCCAAATCGCGTGACAAGGCACGGTGCACCGCCGTTCCCGCCACGCGCACCCACTGCTGCCCTACCGGAACAACTGGAGTCCTCATGTCCGCTTCGATCTTCGCCGCCGTCGAGATGGCGCCCCGTGACCCGATCCTTGGCCTGAACGAGGCCTTCGCCGCCGACACCCGCGCCGAGAAGGTCAACCTCGGCGTCGGCGTGTACTACGACGACAACGGCAAGATCCCGCTGCTCGCCGCCGTGCGCGCCGCCGAGAAGGCCCGCCTCGAAGCCATGCCGCCGCGCGGCTACCAGCCGATCGAAGGCCCCGCCGCCTACAACAACGCGGTGCAGGGCCTGCTCTTCGGCAAGGACTCGCAGCTCGCCACCAGCGGCCAGACCGTCACCATCGAGGCCCTGGGCGGCACCGGCGCGCTCAAGGTCGGCGCCGACTACCTCAAGCGCCTGGTGCCCGGCGCCACCGTGTACATCTCCGACCCGAGCTGGGAGAACCACCGCGCGCTGTTCGAGTCCGCCGGCTTTCCGGTCGAGAACTACCCCTACTACGACGCCGCCACCCGCGGCGTGAACTTCGCCGGCATGAAGGCCAAGCTCGACAGCCTGCAGCCCGGCTCGGTCATCGTGCTGCACGCCTGCTGCCACAACCCCACCGGCGCCGACCTGTCGGATGCGCAGTGGGACGAAGTCGTCGCCGTGTGCCGTGAGCGTGGCCTCATCCCCTTCCTCGACATGGCCTACCAGGGCTTCGCCGAAGGCATCGACGCCGACGCCGTGGCGGTGCGTGCGCTGTCGGCCAGCGGCCTGCAGTTCTTCGTGTCGAGCTCGTTCTCGAAGAGCTTCTCGCTCTACGGCGAGCGCGTCGGCGCGCTGTCCATCGTCACCGCCAGCAAGGAAGAAGCCGGGCGCGTGCTGTCGCAGGTCAAGCGCGTGATCCGCACCAACTACTCCAACCCGCCGATCCACGGCGGCGCCATCGTCGCCGCGGTGCTCTCCTCGCCCGAGCTGCGCCAGATGTGGGAAGACGAGCTCGGCGGCATGCGCGAGCGCATCCGCGCCATGCGCACCGGCCTGGTCGAGCAGCTGAAGGCCGAGGGCGTGGCGCAGGACTTCTCCTTCGTGATCAAGCAGCGCGGCATGTTCTCCTACACCGGCCTCACTGCCGCCCAGGTCGAGCAGCTGAAGTCGGACTTCGGCATCTACGCCGTGTCGACCGGCCGTATCTGCCTGGCGGCGCTCAACTCCAAGAACATCGGCTACGTCGCCAAGGCGATCGCGCAGGTGGTCAAGGGCTGATCGTCCTCCCGCGTCGAGGCGGAAGCGGCTGACTCAACAAATTTGCCGCCTTCGCCTTGACGCAAGCGCGCACGCTGCCTAGAATGCGCGCCTCTGTTCCCCGATAGCTCAGTCGGTAGAG
This region of Thauera sp. JM12B12 genomic DNA includes:
- a CDS encoding low molecular weight protein-tyrosine-phosphatase; this translates as MTRILFVCSGNICRSPTAEGVARHFIETGGLAGRVEVDSAGTQGYHAGEAPDPRTQKAAKLRGYDLSRLRARKIELLDFQSFDLVLAMDRGHLESMRRLCPPVYQPRLGLFMQFDGSGRFDDEVPDPYYGGPRGFDLVLDMCEHGVRGLLETISARV
- the uvrB gene encoding excinuclease ABC subunit UvrB, which translates into the protein MTSQGNSGGNDALQQGGTVLTYAGSPFRLHQPFPPAGDQPEAIRLLCEGVEDGLMYQTLLGVTGSGKTYTMANVIARMGRPALVLAPNKTLAAQLYAEFKEFLPENAVEYFVSYYDYYQPEAYVPSRDLFIEKDSSINEHIEQMRLSATKSLMERRDVVIVATVSCIYGIGDPVDYHAMILHLREGERLAHRDLIQRLVAMQYTRADIDFRRGTFRVRGDVIDVFPAENAELAVRIEMFDDEIEHLTLFDPLTGHLKHKLARFTVYPSSHYVTPRATVLQAIEAIKEELKERVSFFQREGKLVEAQRIEQRTRFDLEMLNEMGFCKGIENYSRHLSGRGPGEPPPTLIDYLPQDALLFIDESHVAIGQVGGMYKGDRSRKENLVGYGFRLPSALDNRPLKFDEFERLMPQTVFVSATPAKYEEEHQGQVVEQVVRPTGLIDPMVEVRPAMTQVDDLLGEIKKRLAVNERVLVTVLTKRMAEDLTDYLADNGIRVRYLHSDIDTVERVEIIRDLRLGEFDVLVGINLLREGLDIPEVSLVAILDADKEGFLRSERSLIQTIGRAARHLHGTAILYADRVTDSMKAAIGETERRRHKQIAFNEANGIVPKSVTKRIKDIIDGVYDSDGAKRDVARVADKGADYAVMDEKALARAIKRLEKEMQEHARNLEFEKAAAARDELFKLRQRAFGADQHGSV
- a CDS encoding amino acid aminotransferase, yielding MSASIFAAVEMAPRDPILGLNEAFAADTRAEKVNLGVGVYYDDNGKIPLLAAVRAAEKARLEAMPPRGYQPIEGPAAYNNAVQGLLFGKDSQLATSGQTVTIEALGGTGALKVGADYLKRLVPGATVYISDPSWENHRALFESAGFPVENYPYYDAATRGVNFAGMKAKLDSLQPGSVIVLHACCHNPTGADLSDAQWDEVVAVCRERGLIPFLDMAYQGFAEGIDADAVAVRALSASGLQFFVSSSFSKSFSLYGERVGALSIVTASKEEAGRVLSQVKRVIRTNYSNPPIHGGAIVAAVLSSPELRQMWEDELGGMRERIRAMRTGLVEQLKAEGVAQDFSFVIKQRGMFSYTGLTAAQVEQLKSDFGIYAVSTGRICLAALNSKNIGYVAKAIAQVVKG